In one Echinicola marina genomic region, the following are encoded:
- a CDS encoding hybrid sensor histidine kinase/response regulator has product MLDSSEIGLYFLPVSWFLLLFFFPWPLGRRLAPTENNLKKIRGNKLLFVPIYGRWELKKNTPHFLDIKRILWKAIDTWGKSPKTTVVLAQMWKEIEDDQIAFYMDDLIRVLIAGGVERERIKVMEGMKTQKEIIRILSIKYPGTEVILLHGVNGARRLYFNFKQKFKRVGVVLRLDLYGLGTWVYFTSGLLKLKYWSNIGELLKKNEPCCSFKEETIFIASDLTSPLASSISSVDTLGQTSLTSSQRRILKSVRDEVLLVKEMLEDYAFSSREDYLENGNDYKEISVKGILENVERRILPSSKKKQVGLTTITHGIENLMVLTDRKRLINSLLTLVHYSLIYTKLGYVKLRCVAEENGSQDKEWVMVRFEIEDSGTQFPYSALELFDRRLNRERVLEPDLLGLRTAINNIEHLGGEYGVISPLNSLNFTHPGNLIYFSIPLKVSLCSVNNGNPNNFKFHFCYGLKTVLIGESTHQRKRLKWLLEKEGLYVHEVNTVNGCISLLEKSKYNLVMIDLDELSGSISDVLHLIREQKNRNMFFIIIDSINDTWNDLSLNENGISYVIKRPFDVMEIQKALAQVSYENTKA; this is encoded by the coding sequence ATGTTAGACTCAAGTGAAATAGGTTTATACTTTTTACCTGTCTCATGGTTTTTATTGTTGTTTTTCTTTCCATGGCCTTTGGGTCGTCGTCTTGCCCCAACAGAAAATAACCTGAAAAAAATCAGGGGTAATAAATTATTATTTGTGCCGATCTATGGAAGATGGGAGTTAAAAAAAAATACTCCTCACTTTTTGGATATAAAACGGATTTTATGGAAAGCAATTGATACTTGGGGGAAAAGTCCTAAAACTACTGTGGTTTTAGCACAAATGTGGAAGGAAATTGAGGATGATCAAATAGCTTTCTATATGGATGATTTAATCAGGGTATTAATTGCTGGAGGAGTAGAAAGGGAGAGGATAAAAGTGATGGAAGGTATGAAAACTCAGAAGGAAATTATCCGAATACTTTCTATAAAGTACCCTGGAACCGAAGTCATATTATTGCACGGGGTAAATGGAGCGAGACGATTGTATTTTAATTTTAAGCAAAAATTCAAGCGGGTTGGTGTAGTTTTACGACTTGACCTATATGGGCTGGGAACATGGGTTTATTTCACTTCAGGTTTATTGAAACTTAAATATTGGAGTAATATAGGGGAGTTGCTTAAGAAAAATGAACCTTGTTGTAGCTTTAAAGAGGAGACAATTTTTATTGCAAGTGACCTTACATCTCCATTAGCTTCATCAATTTCATCTGTCGACACGCTAGGCCAAACTTCGTTAACTTCTAGTCAAAGAAGAATTTTGAAATCTGTAAGGGATGAAGTCCTTTTGGTTAAGGAAATGTTGGAGGATTATGCCTTTTCAAGCAGAGAGGATTATTTGGAAAATGGAAATGATTACAAAGAAATAAGCGTTAAGGGTATTTTGGAAAATGTTGAGAGAAGGATTTTGCCTTCCTCCAAAAAGAAGCAGGTTGGTTTAACCACTATAACTCATGGGATTGAAAACCTCATGGTTTTGACTGATAGGAAAAGGTTAATAAATTCTCTTTTGACTCTTGTTCATTATTCATTGATCTATACCAAACTTGGCTATGTGAAACTTAGGTGTGTGGCAGAAGAGAATGGAAGTCAGGACAAGGAGTGGGTAATGGTGAGGTTTGAAATTGAAGATTCAGGCACACAATTTCCCTACTCCGCCTTGGAACTTTTCGATAGAAGATTGAACAGAGAAAGGGTTTTGGAACCTGATTTGTTGGGACTTCGTACCGCTATCAATAATATTGAGCATTTGGGAGGCGAGTATGGTGTTATAAGTCCATTGAATTCCCTAAATTTTACCCATCCAGGAAATTTGATTTATTTTTCCATTCCTTTAAAAGTCAGTTTGTGCAGTGTAAACAATGGTAATCCGAATAACTTCAAATTTCATTTTTGTTATGGACTTAAGACCGTTTTGATAGGTGAGTCGACACATCAACGAAAAAGACTGAAGTGGCTTTTGGAAAAGGAGGGCTTATATGTACATGAAGTGAATACAGTGAATGGCTGTATTTCATTATTGGAAAAATCGAAGTATAACTTAGTGATGATTGATTTGGATGAACTGTCCGGTTCAATTTCTGATGTTTTACATTTGATTAGGGAGCAAAAGAAC
- a CDS encoding zeta toxin family protein, producing the protein MKKLYIVAGCNGAGKTTASYTILPEILDCKEYVNADEIAKGLSPFQPEKANIQAGKLMLRRIKDLIRTGQNFAFETTLSTRSYTNLIKEAKEVGFEVYLLFFWLRSSDLAVQRVRVRVQEGGHHIPENVIHRRYVNGLKNFFNLYLPIVDQWILINNSGEPYEIIAKNSDGELNVNDKGIWKSLKQNYDEQS; encoded by the coding sequence ATGAAAAAGTTATATATCGTAGCGGGTTGTAACGGTGCAGGAAAAACAACTGCTTCCTATACCATACTTCCTGAAATACTGGATTGTAAAGAGTATGTCAATGCGGATGAAATCGCCAAAGGACTTTCCCCCTTTCAGCCGGAAAAAGCAAATATCCAAGCTGGAAAATTGATGCTTAGGCGTATTAAGGACTTGATCAGAACCGGCCAAAACTTTGCCTTTGAAACTACCCTTTCTACCAGAAGTTACACCAACCTCATTAAAGAAGCGAAAGAGGTGGGCTTTGAAGTTTATCTTCTTTTCTTTTGGCTTCGGTCATCCGATTTGGCCGTCCAACGGGTCAGGGTCAGGGTTCAGGAAGGAGGACACCATATTCCGGAAAATGTTATCCACAGAAGATATGTAAATGGATTAAAGAATTTTTTCAACTTATATTTGCCTATTGTTGACCAATGGATCCTGATCAACAATTCAGGTGAACCATATGAAATCATTGCCAAAAACTCGGATGGTGAGCTTAACGTTAATGATAAAGGGATATGGAAATCACTAAAACAAAACTATGATGAACAAAGCTGA
- a CDS encoding nucleotidyl transferase AbiEii/AbiGii toxin family protein produces MTFYELKAADKLDVCQGVENDRGIPAFAVEKDWWVVQTLEIIFGMDVASHLVFKGGTSLSKAWKLIDRFSEDINLAIDRDFLGFKGDLGKNQRTKLRKTTSSYIEDVFFPELRGRFMERGMEDIEFRLIASSSSDQDPRIIEIFYPNATKSPGYILPRVQVEIGCRSLREPFENKTIASFISEQYPKADFAKEPVSIPSVLPERTFLEKLFLLHEEFQRPTGKIRVERLSRHLYDIHQLSRSPHADRAIHDHDLYEAIVDHRHTFTRMRGIDYNLHQPQTIQPLPIPDLEGAWMKDYKTMREQMIYGDSPSYQEMISGIQKFLSKLNNMEWTMKSEFPRL; encoded by the coding sequence ATGACTTTTTATGAGCTTAAAGCAGCGGACAAGCTTGATGTCTGCCAAGGCGTGGAAAACGATAGAGGGATTCCTGCTTTTGCCGTTGAGAAAGACTGGTGGGTAGTTCAAACTCTGGAAATCATTTTCGGAATGGACGTTGCTTCCCATCTTGTATTCAAAGGAGGAACTTCACTCAGTAAAGCCTGGAAATTAATTGACCGCTTCTCCGAGGACATCAACCTGGCTATTGACCGTGATTTTCTAGGTTTCAAAGGGGATTTGGGCAAAAACCAAAGGACAAAACTAAGAAAGACAACCAGTAGCTACATAGAGGATGTGTTTTTTCCTGAACTACGGGGCCGGTTTATGGAGAGGGGCATGGAAGATATTGAATTCAGGTTGATAGCGTCAAGCTCAAGTGATCAGGATCCACGGATCATTGAAATTTTCTATCCGAATGCCACCAAATCCCCAGGTTACATTTTGCCAAGAGTTCAGGTGGAAATCGGTTGCCGGTCCTTGAGGGAACCTTTTGAAAATAAAACAATAGCCTCATTTATCAGTGAGCAGTATCCAAAGGCGGATTTTGCAAAAGAGCCTGTTTCAATCCCGTCGGTTTTGCCGGAAAGGACATTTTTGGAAAAGTTGTTTTTGCTCCATGAGGAGTTTCAACGACCGACAGGGAAAATAAGGGTTGAACGATTGAGTAGGCATCTGTACGATATCCATCAATTGTCCAGGTCCCCACATGCGGATAGGGCAATCCATGATCATGACCTGTATGAAGCCATCGTAGACCATAGGCATACATTTACAAGGATGCGGGGTATCGATTATAATTTACACCAGCCTCAAACCATCCAACCATTGCCGATTCCTGATTTAGAAGGTGCATGGATGAAGGATTATAAAACCATGCGGGAGCAGATGATTTATGGTGATTCCCCATCATATCAGGAAATGATATCAGGTATTCAGAAATTCTTAAGTAAGTTAAATAACATGGAATGGACTATGAAGAGCGAATTTCCACGGTTATGA
- a CDS encoding DUF6088 family protein, translating to MRKALQRLKESGAVRSMAQGIYVRPKINPLIGEVFPTADEVARAIAKRDKIRIVPTGTYALNALGLSAQVPMKLVFLTDGAPREIKVGKRSIKLKKSAPRNLAAKGPTSALVIQGLKEIGKDRLHAGEKQRIIELLKKENPKHLKHDMDLAPAWIRQIMEQALK from the coding sequence GTGCGTAAAGCTTTACAACGGCTGAAAGAAAGCGGTGCGGTCAGATCCATGGCTCAGGGAATATATGTACGTCCCAAAATTAATCCGCTCATTGGGGAAGTCTTCCCCACCGCTGATGAGGTAGCCCGTGCAATAGCGAAAAGGGATAAAATCAGGATTGTCCCAACGGGAACGTACGCATTAAACGCATTGGGGCTGAGTGCCCAGGTTCCCATGAAGTTGGTTTTTCTTACAGATGGAGCCCCTAGGGAAATAAAGGTGGGAAAAAGGAGCATCAAACTAAAGAAGTCCGCGCCAAGGAACCTTGCGGCCAAAGGACCGACAAGCGCTTTGGTTATTCAGGGACTCAAGGAAATAGGGAAGGACCGGCTTCATGCCGGGGAGAAGCAACGGATTATCGAATTGCTTAAGAAAGAGAACCCCAAACATCTAAAACATGATATGGATCTGGCACCCGCCTGGATCCGACAAATAATGGAACAAGCATTAAAATAA
- a CDS encoding DUF4374 domain-containing protein, giving the protein MDLTAPLSFSRCKALRTATSDPYFLKSSGNNKVPSAGYTKVDKPSGILRIKSGEDEFDEDYFFDIENSELQGRLVFGSYIGGNRAIIRYMPKELDNDQEIWGALNDAKVHFKMAIVDLKSKEITPITNLPDHGGEWTRQLFIEDGVVYHSFTTETETRIYAIDLATGEAEAGAVVEGATVPLIYKLDY; this is encoded by the coding sequence ATGGATCTGACCGCACCGCTTTCTTTCAGCCGTTGTAAAGCTTTACGCACTGCTACGTCAGACCCGTATTTCCTAAAATCCTCCGGAAACAACAAGGTCCCCTCTGCCGGTTATACCAAAGTGGACAAACCTTCTGGTATTTTAAGAATAAAATCTGGTGAAGATGAATTCGATGAGGATTATTTCTTTGATATCGAAAACAGTGAACTCCAAGGTCGATTGGTGTTTGGAAGCTATATCGGTGGAAACCGGGCTATTATCCGATATATGCCTAAGGAGTTGGACAATGATCAAGAGATTTGGGGTGCTTTAAATGATGCAAAAGTACACTTCAAAATGGCCATAGTAGACTTGAAAAGTAAGGAAATCACACCAATTACCAATTTGCCTGACCACGGCGGTGAATGGACAAGACAATTGTTTATTGAAGATGGAGTGGTTTATCATAGCTTTACCACCGAAACCGAGACAAGAATCTATGCCATAGACCTAGCCACCGGTGAAGCAGAAGCTGGAGCTGTGGTAGAAGGCGCCACTGTACCACTTATTTATAAGTTGGATTACTAA
- a CDS encoding TonB-dependent receptor, with protein MKHIITKYSILPFILKKSKLSPLTLLIFLLTSYSYAQTGNINGKVTTSDGEPAEFSTVNLNGDRFTLVDHNGKFSFQGLSVGEYTIEVSFVGLESKKKTVHLKDGDKITINFELPASSNTLNEFMVVGDKYSVTSRKESPYVARLPIKNLENPQVYSVVDIELINEQMALTLEESFRNVPGAAPAKTGAGMPAFFSRGFQTSDNLRNGLATSLKTGIDLVMVERVETIKGPSSTLFGSSMVSFGGLVNYVTKKPYQAFGGEVSYLQGSWDLSRLTADINTPLDKENNLLFRFNTAFQKENNFQDQGHGTTLVAAPSLSYQVNDRLTLRLDADVQQYKGTANTAWAVNSGVTLSSYDELPIAYERSLIDDSFVGKQSSSNVFLQAEYKLSENWTSTTNYAYANGEYNDLLYNNQYWISNTEVRRAMGVFSPDKTGRKQFQQNFTGDFKIGSVRNRLVIGLDYIDQFRNMKYSYVWLDTVNVMEATPDIRLQSLENTLGEMATPARLSKQRSYGAYFSDVLNLSDRLIAMISLRADRFANKGTYYPLTQQTTGSYYQTAFSPKLGLVYQPIKEKVSLFANYMNGFKNVGNAAQPDGTISVFKPQQANQLEGGIKLDLLDNKLNATVSYYDIQVSNSTRAETREDGMTYTVQDGTQQSRGIEVEVIGNPFPGFNFVTGYGYNDNEYIKAAENLIGKRALGTPEHVANAWLSYSLINGNLKGLGFGAGAIYVSDVFYNDTNTFTLPSYTVLDATVFYNQPKYRISFKANNLTDEHYWISDGYYVRPQKPAHFLTSFTFKF; from the coding sequence ATGAAACACATTATAACCAAATACTCAATTCTACCCTTTATCCTTAAAAAAAGTAAACTTTCACCATTGACTTTGCTAATTTTTCTGCTTACCTCCTACTCTTATGCCCAAACAGGAAATATCAACGGAAAAGTAACAACAAGTGATGGTGAACCTGCTGAATTCTCCACAGTTAACCTCAACGGTGATCGGTTTACACTTGTAGACCATAACGGTAAATTTTCTTTCCAAGGCTTGTCTGTAGGAGAATACACCATTGAGGTAAGTTTTGTAGGCCTGGAATCCAAGAAGAAAACCGTCCATCTAAAAGATGGGGACAAAATTACCATTAATTTCGAGCTGCCTGCAAGCTCCAACACCTTAAATGAATTTATGGTCGTCGGGGACAAATATTCAGTCACTTCCAGAAAGGAAAGCCCTTATGTGGCCAGGTTGCCGATCAAAAACCTTGAAAACCCTCAGGTATACAGCGTGGTTGACATTGAGCTGATCAACGAGCAAATGGCCCTAACTCTTGAAGAATCCTTCCGAAATGTACCTGGTGCTGCCCCTGCCAAGACTGGAGCGGGTATGCCAGCCTTCTTTTCCCGTGGGTTCCAGACCTCTGACAATTTGAGAAACGGTCTGGCCACTTCCTTGAAGACCGGAATTGATCTGGTAATGGTAGAAAGAGTGGAAACCATCAAAGGCCCCTCCTCTACCCTCTTTGGCTCTTCCATGGTATCCTTTGGGGGTTTGGTCAACTATGTCACCAAAAAGCCATATCAAGCTTTTGGCGGAGAAGTCTCCTATCTTCAGGGCAGCTGGGACCTCAGCAGATTGACTGCTGATATCAATACACCACTGGACAAGGAAAATAACCTGTTGTTCCGTTTTAACACCGCTTTCCAAAAAGAGAACAATTTCCAGGATCAGGGACACGGCACTACCTTGGTAGCTGCACCAAGCCTATCCTATCAGGTAAATGATCGCCTGACACTTAGATTGGATGCCGATGTGCAGCAGTACAAAGGCACGGCCAATACAGCTTGGGCAGTAAACAGTGGAGTCACTTTGAGTTCCTACGATGAGTTACCAATAGCTTATGAGCGTTCTTTGATTGACGATTCATTTGTAGGAAAGCAATCATCCAGCAATGTATTCCTTCAGGCCGAATACAAGCTTTCTGAAAACTGGACTTCCACCACCAATTATGCCTATGCCAATGGAGAATACAATGACCTCCTATATAATAACCAATACTGGATCAGCAACACTGAAGTCAGACGGGCGATGGGTGTCTTCTCACCAGACAAAACAGGGAGAAAACAATTCCAACAAAACTTTACAGGAGATTTCAAAATCGGTTCTGTCCGTAATAGGTTGGTAATAGGTTTGGACTATATCGACCAATTCCGTAACATGAAGTATTCTTATGTTTGGCTGGACACAGTCAATGTCATGGAAGCCACTCCTGATATTAGGCTTCAAAGTTTGGAAAACACTTTAGGTGAAATGGCCACTCCGGCAAGGCTTAGCAAACAACGAAGTTATGGAGCCTATTTTTCCGATGTGCTCAATCTTTCTGACAGATTGATCGCCATGATCAGCCTTAGGGCAGACCGCTTTGCCAATAAAGGAACCTATTATCCACTTACCCAGCAAACTACGGGAAGCTATTATCAAACAGCTTTTTCCCCAAAACTGGGATTGGTTTACCAGCCTATTAAAGAAAAGGTCAGCCTATTTGCCAACTATATGAATGGCTTCAAAAATGTGGGCAATGCTGCGCAGCCCGATGGGACTATCAGTGTTTTCAAACCCCAACAGGCCAATCAACTTGAAGGAGGCATCAAACTGGACCTGCTTGATAATAAACTAAATGCGACCGTTAGTTATTATGACATTCAGGTCTCCAATTCTACCCGGGCAGAAACACGCGAAGATGGCATGACCTATACTGTTCAGGATGGTACACAGCAAAGCCGCGGCATTGAAGTAGAGGTTATTGGCAATCCCTTTCCTGGTTTCAACTTTGTCACAGGTTACGGTTACAATGACAATGAATACATCAAAGCTGCTGAAAATTTAATTGGGAAAAGAGCCTTGGGAACCCCTGAGCACGTGGCCAATGCATGGTTAAGCTATTCCCTTATCAACGGTAACCTGAAAGGATTGGGCTTTGGAGCTGGAGCCATTTATGTATCCGATGTATTCTATAACGACACCAATACATTTACCCTACCATCCTATACTGTACTGGATGCTACAGTTTTCTATAACCAACCCAAATACCGCATAAGCTTTAAAGCCAACAACCTGACCGATGAACATTATTGGATCAGTGATGGGTATTATGTAAGACCCCAGAAACCAGCACATTTTCTGACCAGCTTTACCTTCAAGTTTTAA
- a CDS encoding tyrosine-type recombinase/integrase, whose protein sequence is MASTKFVRSGSEFEMTLYLDLRRPKEDGYYPLKIKVYTPRPKRRKYYPIGMDMTTEMYEKVFESARPRKEAKELKVKLEQVLYNFIEVANKLDTFTFEAFEKEIFRPEGDSKDIFHQFQKKIDVLDKEGRVGSKIAYQTSLGALQRFMKDKKKRNPSVLYFGDVTPKWLKDFESWMIEKGNTRTSVGIYLRPLRHIFNLVKTDNYPFGKGKYVIPKGSNKKKALDKHQLKVLFEGDVENEYQRKAKDFWFFSYLCKGMNMKDILYLKWKNVKEEHIEFVREKTKDTVEEQVVIRVPLMEHSKKVIKFYGGKRRRSEDYVFQIIHEEMTEIEKLKAKQNFTRLVNQHMKRYAKKIGISENVSTYTARHSFATMAIRNNASIEYVGESLGHADIKTTRAYIKSILDDESDKEMMGKLMEFD, encoded by the coding sequence ATGGCATCAACGAAGTTTGTACGATCAGGAAGTGAGTTTGAAATGACACTTTACCTAGATTTGAGAAGACCCAAGGAAGACGGATATTATCCCTTGAAGATTAAAGTCTATACACCAAGGCCCAAGCGGAGGAAATACTACCCCATAGGAATGGATATGACAACGGAGATGTATGAAAAGGTTTTTGAAAGTGCTAGGCCCAGAAAAGAAGCAAAAGAGCTAAAGGTTAAATTGGAGCAGGTGCTTTATAATTTCATCGAGGTAGCCAATAAATTGGATACCTTTACATTTGAAGCTTTTGAAAAGGAAATATTCAGACCAGAAGGAGACAGTAAGGACATTTTTCATCAATTTCAGAAAAAGATAGATGTTTTGGACAAAGAAGGTAGGGTGGGAAGTAAAATTGCCTATCAGACAAGTTTAGGAGCTCTTCAAAGATTCATGAAAGATAAAAAGAAGAGGAACCCAAGTGTTCTTTATTTTGGTGATGTTACCCCTAAATGGCTGAAGGATTTTGAGAGCTGGATGATTGAAAAAGGAAATACAAGAACCTCCGTGGGCATCTACCTGAGACCTTTAAGACACATTTTTAATTTGGTGAAAACAGATAATTACCCTTTTGGTAAAGGAAAATATGTTATCCCCAAAGGAAGTAATAAGAAGAAAGCATTGGATAAACATCAACTGAAGGTATTGTTTGAAGGTGATGTAGAAAACGAGTATCAACGAAAGGCCAAGGATTTTTGGTTCTTCTCTTACCTGTGCAAGGGGATGAACATGAAGGATATATTATATCTGAAATGGAAGAATGTAAAAGAGGAACACATTGAATTTGTGAGGGAAAAGACGAAAGATACTGTAGAGGAGCAAGTGGTTATTCGGGTTCCATTGATGGAGCATTCGAAAAAGGTAATCAAATTTTATGGTGGTAAAAGGAGGAGAAGTGAGGATTATGTCTTTCAAATTATTCATGAAGAGATGACCGAAATAGAAAAGCTAAAAGCAAAGCAGAATTTTACTAGATTGGTTAATCAGCACATGAAAAGATATGCAAAAAAAATCGGTATTTCTGAAAATGTAAGTACTTATACTGCCAGACATAGCTTTGCCACTATGGCCATACGGAATAATGCTTCAATTGAATATGTTGGAGAATCTTTGGGGCATGCAGATATCAAAACTACTAGGGCTTATATAAAAAGCATTTTGGATGATGAAAGTGATAAGGAGATGATGGGGAAATTGATGGAGTTTGATTGA
- a CDS encoding helix-turn-helix domain-containing protein gives MDLKFEDLPTAIAQLLAQNKLILEAIQEIALSEQPSGQVLTLNKICDLFELKRQTIYSYVSKGIIPHYKKAGKLYFIKDEILDWITSKLSNPKIRGVRIHENRLFRDRGFNKI, from the coding sequence ATGGACTTAAAATTTGAAGACCTCCCAACTGCTATTGCCCAACTATTAGCACAAAACAAATTGATTTTAGAAGCTATACAGGAGATAGCGCTGAGCGAGCAGCCCAGTGGTCAGGTACTTACATTAAACAAGATCTGTGATTTATTCGAATTAAAAAGGCAGACCATTTACAGTTATGTTTCCAAGGGGATTATTCCCCATTATAAGAAAGCCGGAAAACTTTACTTTATCAAAGATGAAATCCTGGACTGGATTACTTCAAAATTGAGCAATCCCAAAATAAGAGGAGTGAGAATTCATGAGAATCGACTTTTTCGGGACAGAGGATTCAACAAAATTTAA
- a CDS encoding Fic family protein: MEVRDINSFQSGNWIKRMEYRSFSPELINHQWISTDPQLSSLLSQADRSLGKLDAFSDLIPDIDFFIMMHITKEATVSSKIEGTQTSFQEALIKEQDLDPEKRDDWKEVHCYIEAMNQAIQEMERLPISTRLIKQTHATLLQGVRGKEKLPGEFRTSQNWIGPSLKHAIFVPPTHQEIPELMSDLEEFIHADNADIPTFVPHLIKIALIHYQFETIHPFLDGNGRIGRLLITLYLLDKGLLRKPTLYLSDFFERNRRDYYDNLMRVREKSDLKTWIEYFLVGVIETTESSIQTFQNIVKLRDRVELTQLIQLGKRQQDAKILMSELYKNPIIDGAKVAEILSVHASTANRLIKDLMEMGILEELTGYKRNRIYAFGEYIRLFNT; encoded by the coding sequence ATGGAAGTAAGAGATATCAATAGTTTTCAATCTGGTAACTGGATCAAGCGAATGGAATATAGAAGCTTCAGCCCTGAACTGATCAATCATCAGTGGATATCAACAGACCCTCAATTATCCTCCCTATTAAGTCAAGCCGACCGTAGTCTTGGCAAGCTGGATGCTTTTTCTGATTTAATACCAGATATTGACTTTTTCATCATGATGCATATCACTAAGGAAGCTACTGTATCCAGTAAAATAGAAGGAACTCAGACCTCTTTTCAGGAAGCACTTATCAAAGAGCAAGATTTGGATCCGGAAAAAAGGGATGATTGGAAAGAAGTACACTGCTATATTGAGGCTATGAACCAAGCCATTCAGGAAATGGAAAGATTGCCGATTTCTACCCGATTAATCAAACAAACACATGCCACCCTTCTTCAAGGTGTTCGTGGAAAAGAAAAGTTACCTGGAGAATTCAGAACTAGTCAAAACTGGATAGGGCCAAGTCTCAAACATGCCATCTTTGTTCCACCGACTCATCAGGAAATACCAGAATTAATGAGCGATCTGGAAGAGTTTATTCATGCTGACAATGCAGACATCCCCACATTTGTACCGCACCTTATTAAAATCGCGCTGATCCACTACCAGTTTGAAACCATCCATCCATTTCTGGACGGAAACGGTCGAATTGGAAGGCTATTGATCACCTTGTATCTATTGGATAAAGGCCTATTAAGAAAACCGACACTCTACCTGTCCGATTTCTTTGAAAGAAACAGAAGGGACTATTATGACAACCTGATGCGGGTCAGAGAAAAAAGTGACCTAAAAACCTGGATCGAATATTTCCTTGTAGGTGTTATCGAAACGACAGAATCCAGTATTCAAACTTTTCAAAATATCGTTAAGTTACGTGATCGGGTCGAACTTACACAGTTGATTCAGTTAGGTAAGCGGCAACAGGATGCGAAAATACTAATGAGTGAGCTTTATAAAAACCCGATCATTGATGGAGCCAAAGTCGCTGAAATATTAAGTGTTCACGCATCTACTGCAAATCGCCTAATTAAGGACCTAATGGAAATGGGGATTTTGGAAGAACTTACTGGATACAAACGTAACCGCATCTATGCCTTTGGGGAATACATCAGGTTATTTAACACATAA